The proteins below come from a single Stomoxys calcitrans chromosome 1, idStoCalc2.1, whole genome shotgun sequence genomic window:
- the LOC106090462 gene encoding DNA primase small subunit → MPEMEVETTTTTEIADEKQKKSNNDAIYDPAFLPDMLPVYYRRLFPHKPFYRWLSYGLSEEGIFANREISFTLHDDIYIRYLCFETQIEFERELCNRCPFKIDIGAVMNTRPKNNRVSAAAMAPVQRELVFDIDMTDYDDVRTCCSDKSVCQKCWKFMAIAANILDAAIKEDFGWEHILWVFSGRRGIHCWICDYEARHLDTQGRSAVAEYLQIISHAMGSNGSNVSRVYIGDRMHHSVKRAFQIIEPMFEEVILIDQNLFSSPKGIEKLCQFIPDEMARKETEQFLLNNLEDGAPALKVWEAFKRYAHTMRCNATQSVWSRRLKNIIEEIQLACMYPRLDINVTKGFNHLLKAPFCIHPATGKVCVPFNASAAAKFNPTMVPNIAQLLQEINTFDEKKKNEEETDEKSRIKDYKKTSMFKGVVVFEEFLRKLETGLKAKAVKLNEMRMDF, encoded by the exons ATGCCTGAAATGGAAGTAGAAACTACCACCACCACAGAGATTGCCgatgaaaaacaaaagaagtCTAACAATGATGCTATTTATGATCCTGCATTTTTACCTGATATGTTGCCTGTTTACTATCGACGATTGTTTCCGCACAAGCCATTCTACAGATGGCTTTCATATGGTCTAT cTGAGGAGGGCATCTTTGCTAATCGTGAAATTTCATTTACCCTACACGATGATATTTACATACGTTATTTGTGTTTTGAAACACAAATCGAATTTGAAAGGGAATTGTGTAACCGTTGCCCATTTAAAATCGATATTGGAGCTGTTATGAATACAAG ACCTAAAAATAATCGTGTATCGGCAGCCGCCATGGCGCCCGTGCAGCGTGAACTTGTTTTCGATATCGATATGACCGATTATGATGATGTTCGTACCTGTTGCAGCGACAAAAGCGTATGCCAAAAATGCTGGAAATTTATGGCAATTGCAGCCAATATTCTAGATGCAGCCATCAAGGAAGATTTCGGTTGGGAACACATTCTCTGGGTATTCTCCGGTCGTCGTGGTATACATTGTTGGATATGTGACTATGAGGCTCGTCATTTGGATACACAAGGTCGCTCTGCTGTTGCTGAGTATTTGCAAATTATTAGTCATGCCATGGGTTCGAATGGTAGCAATGTGTCACGTGTCTACATAGGTGACCGCATGCATCACAGTGTCAAAAGAGCATTTCAAATAATTGAACCCATGTTCGAGGAGGTCATTTTGATCGATCAAAACCTATTCAGTTCACCCAAGGGCATTGAGAAATTGTGTCAATTTATACCAGATGAAATGGCCCGAAAAGAAACCGAACAATTTTTGTTAAACAACTTGGAAGATGGAGCGCCCGCCCTTAAAGTTTGGGAGGCCTTTAAGCGCTACGCGCATACAATGCGCTGTAATGCCACACAATCTGTGTGGTCCCGTCGCCTGAAGAATATTATCGAAGAGATACAATTGGCATGTATGTATCCGCGTTTGGACATCAATGTAACCAAAGGTTTTAACCATTTGCTGAAGGCCCCCTTTTGCATACATCCTGCGACGGGAAAAGTTTGTGTACCCTTCAATGCAAGTGCTGCGGCGAAATTTAATCCCACCATGGTACCAAATATTGCCCAACTATTGCAGGAGATCAACACATTCGatgagaagaagaagaacgaAGAGGAGACTGATGAAAAATCTCGCATAAAAGACTACAAGAAGACCAGCATGTTTAAGGGGGTGGTGGTGTTTGAGGAATTCCTTCGAAAATTGGAGACTGGTTTAAAGGCTAAAGCGGTCAAACTGAATGAAATGAGAATGGATTTTTAG
- the LOC106090455 gene encoding heat shock 70 kDa protein 14, translating into MWPRFGIKVGNSTLCIAQVKPTDTKPDVIANKQGDRTSQACLLWDGMDEIECGLTANQKMSSKPKQAVANSFQLLKDAQDITEEFLAKARKAIPCEYDGEKQKFVLKAAQPTDNDEDKEVTKEMSAFEVQVKLFESELELAKQYHNEAGKPTVVLSIPSYYSDKSWSLLAQAAEKAGFHVAQIVDEPTAAILAYGIGEEVSNDESKFVWTIKCGGLYSHFALYEVRHGLYTKIECFGPFPIGGQQFTEELVKFICEEFQRKYKLDPHESRRSLAKIRTAAANCKHILTTLPSTQLYIDSLMDGVDFNVQMSRARFESLIQPVINSFMQTLGENVDKALKNHPRVKKIDSIVLLGATTQIPKLQSAISARYPDAEVNSSISADEVVAVGCARQTLFLEDSERQILEASEECECVEEEVTIWHGTPDDDADAQKLLNPGDVLPKTVVLNIKLKETSLGSETFQLRFGSQTVEVNVHKAESSIEGEGFVRLEAEIEKAENSAPLVRLKCI; encoded by the coding sequence atGTGGCCCCGTTTCGGTATAAAAGTCGGCAACAGTACGCTATGCATTGCACAAGTCAAGCCCACGGATACAAAGCCAGATGTAATAGCCAATAAACAAGGTGATCGGACCTCCCAGGCTTGTTTGCTATGGGATGGGATGGATGAAATAGAATGCGGATTAACGGCGAATCAAAAGATGTCTTCAAAACCAAAGCAAGCTGTAGCCAATAGTTTTCAATTACTCAAAGATGCCCAAGATATTACCGAGGAGTTTCTGGCAAAGGCTCGAAAGGCCATACCGTGTGAATATGAtggtgaaaaacaaaaatttgtgctGAAAGCTGCGCAGCCAACAGACAATGACGAAGACAAGGAGGTGACGAAGGAAATGTCAGCTTTTGAGGTTCAGGTTAAGCTGTTTGAGTCCGAATTGGAATTGGCCAAACAGTACCATAACGAGGCCGGCAAACCGACAGTGGTGTTGTCGATACCCAGCTATTATTCAGACAAATCGTGGTCTTTATTGGCTCAAGCGGCAGAAAAGGCGGGATTTCATGTTGCTCAAATTGTCGATGAACCCACCGCAGCTATTCTGGCATATGGCATAGGCGAAGAAGTCTCCAACGATGAATCCAAATTTGTGTGGACAATCAAATGTGGTGGCCTATATTCACATTTTGCTTTGTACGAAGTCCGACATGGACTGTATACAAAAATAGAATGCTTTGGCCCATTTCCCATTGGTGGTCAGCAGTTTACGGAAGAATTGGTGAAATTTATTTGCGAagaatttcaaagaaagtaCAAACTAGATCCACATGAGAGCCGGCGATCACTAGCCAAAATTCGTACGGCAGCCGCTAATTGTAAACATATTTTAACGACACTGCCATCCACTCAACTCTATATAGATTCACTCATGGATGGTGTAGATTTCAATGTACAAATGTCGCGTGCTCGTTTCGAAAGTCTTATACAGCCGGTAATCAATAGTTTTATGCAAACATTGGGAGAAAATGTCGACAAGGCTTTGAAGAATCATCCGAGAgtaaagaaaatcgattcaattGTTTTATTGGGCGCCACAACGCAAATACCCAAACTACAATCTGCCATATCAGCACGATATCCTGATGCCGAAGTCAATAGTTCGATTTCGGCCGACGAAGTTGTTGCTGTGGGTTGTGCCCGTCAGACTCTATTTCTAGAGGATAGCGAGCGGCAGATTTTGGAAGCCTCCGAAGAATGTGAATGTGTTGAGGAGGAGGTGACAATATGGCATGGGACGCCCGATGATGATGCAGATGCTCAAAAACTATTGAATCCAGGAGATGTTCTACCCAAAACCGTGGTTTTGAATATTAAATTGAAGGAAACCTCTTTGGGCTCGGAAACCTTTCAGTTGCGTTTTGGCTCACAGACCGTCGAAGTTAATGTTCACAAGGCCGAGAGCAGCATAGAAGGTGAGGGTTTCGTTCGCCTGGAAGCCGAAATAGAGAAGGCAGAAAATAGTGCTCCATTGGTGCGTTTGAAGTGCATATGA